The DNA region GGAGGTCAccactgctccctgccctgggatccACTGTGGGGCTGTAGTTTGGTGGGGAAGGGTGCTGTGGTGATTATTGCAATACCCAGTGCTGggctctggccaggagctgtgctccatggcagggcagagccccaaACAGCAGTGGAGGCTGGCCCTCCACTCACACCGTTCTCATTGTGGCTGCAGTCAGAGAGCCCGAAGGATGCAGCATCTGCACCCCCCAAAGCTGAGCCCCCGAAGGCTGAACCCCCAAAACCTGAGCCTGTGAAGAGCCCCGAGCCCGCGAAGAGCCCCGAGCCACCTCCTGGCAGAGGGAAGAGCCCGGAGCCGGTGCTGAACGGGGCAGCAGAGAACGGGCTGGAGGGCGCAGCCCCCGAGGCACAGGGCGATGACGGCCAGGGGCTGTCCCGCCGCAAGGTGGTGCGGGTGGTGCGCAAGGTGGTGCGCAAAGTCCTGCCCGGGGAGGACGCTGGCactgccaaggagccaggccGAGATGCCAAGTCTCCTGAGCCGGTGCCACCCCcgaggaaggaggaaggagggcGTGCTGCCgtcccagctcccccagccccgccaCCTCCCCCCGCCGTGCTGcccgcagcccctgccaagCCGGAGCCCAGGGATGAGATCTCAGAGGGGCTCAAAACCCTCATGGCCAAGGGCAAAACCAAGGAGCACCGGCCGCGGCTCCGGccaggggacaggcaggagaaGCCCCGTGAGCCTGCTGGTGGGGACACAAAGCTGTCCCCGTCCCCGGGCGCTGAAGCCAAGCCAGAGCCACCAGTGCAGCTTTCAGGAGGGAAAGCGGAGCCGGCAAAGGCGTCTGCTCAGAAACCCACAGCCCTGGAGAGGCACAAGGTACCGGTGTGTGCAAAACAGGGGATGCTCTGACCCCCAGTGCAGCATGGTGTGAGCTCACCTGCATGGTTTGCAGTGGTTTTCAGATGTGTGGTGCGGGTGGGAATCACTTTTTTGgggcagctgtgtgtgctgtagCCACTCCATCACGCTGCCCCTTGTCTCCCCTCCATTTCATGTGGagaagaagctgcagaccaGCGAGAAGCGGCAGACCCCTGTGAAAAATGCCCCGGCTGCCCCCCAGCAGGTGTGTAGGATGGTGACACAGGTCCCTGGACACTGTGGGTACACACTGGTACCCAGCTGTGCCTTCACCCTGGGACCCGCCCCAAGCACTgatgggctgcagggctgggagggccTTTGCAATGGCCCTGCTGGTGCCCatgtgccagggctgtgaggGCTGTGGGACAGCTGGCCTGGAGCTAATGGTGCTCTGCCTCCAGGCTGCCCCAGGCCCTGCttcccctggccctgcttccCCTGGCCCTGCGTCCGTGCTGAGCCCATCTGAGGAGGCGCAGCTCCGGCTGGAGAGGATCTTCACCACTTCTGTAACTCCAGAGGTGTTGGTGCTTGCGTGTTGCACTCTCAGGGATGGGGAGGCATGGGcagcctgtggctgccccagaTATGCCATGTGCTCTGCACACAGTGACTGTACCCCTGTGTCTGGCTGCCAACCCCATGGTCCATCTGtgggtgacactggcagcagggAATGGATGACCAGGGCTGTTGGTGGGTTTGGGAATCGTTGCCCAGactgtgctggggatggggaactgcctgcatccctgcaggtgctgaAGCACACTGTGGTGGCTGGGATGGATGAtgtcctggtgctgctgtgtgatCATGGCCATGCCGGGGCCCTGTGGCTTGTCAGGGTGCTGCTTCTGCTCTCTGCCTCTCACCccctctcttctttctctcctcCTTCCTTGCTGCCGTTAGCTGGACCCCGCCGCCTCCGCCTCGGCACCCAGCCAGGTACTGTACCCCCGTCCTCAGGAGCCCTCTGCCTCCACCAGCGACCCCCTGCCATCCTCTGTGTGCCTCTGGGCTGGCGTCTGCGCCCGCGCCTCCTGCTGGAGTGTAAGGCTtcccccatcccaccctgctccGTGGGCTGCCATGGGGCCAGCGGGGCAGCCGGGGCTGGGTGCCTCTCCCCACCCCAGCGAGGTCATTCGGGAAGCCAGACGTCCCAGGAGGGTGCCCTCAgtggagggggcacagctggagcgGGCAGGGGTGTGGAGCAGGGTGTGAGGGGGCATAGTGCTGGCATAGGCAGGATGCATGGCTCGTGCCGGAGCAGCTGTGGCACGTggtgctggcagagctcagagcgGGGTCAATGCAGTGACCCCCAGCCCCACGGCTTTGGCAGCACGGCCTTGTGGGTAGTGTACTTccaccctgctgcccacagtggTGGCCGTGGCATGAGGAGTGCCCACAGGGCTTGGCACAGCGGTGCTTTGCCCCTGCTTGCTCCCCATCTCCTCTTTCCGTGCTGTGTGcggggcagggctgagcccttCTCGCCTTCAGCGCCTCTCTCGGCCTCGCCAGGGTCCAGCGGACGATGCGCCGGCAGCTCCCCTCGGCCccgtccctgctgcagctcaggtttGGCTTTGGAGCTCGTCCTGCTCTCCTGTGCCAGGGACATCCCCGCTGTGCTGGCCACCAGCCTGGCATTTCCCATGGCAGAGTCCTGTGCCACGTCCTGTGTCATTCCATTATGTGCCTCAGTGTGTCCTGTGTCCCTACAGCATGTCCTTGCAGcatgtcccatgtccccataGCATGTCTGGTGTCCCTGCATCCTGACATGTAGCTGGCTGCTCTCAGGGCTGTGGTTTGGGAGCTTGGCCCCTCTAGGTTCACCCGAGGTGGCTGTAATGGGTGTTCCTGTGGGTCACTGTGTCTTTATGTCTGCCCCAAGCTGTGGCAGGGCCCTGGTGgtctctgcagccctgcaccCACTGGGATCCCCAGCGGGCAAAGTGGGGACATACTGGGAGGGTTTGTGCCTTGTGGAGGTGGCCTGGCTGTACAGTACGTGCCCCTGTGGTCAgtcagccctgctccctccagccccagggatgaGGGGAGGGGgtgaggcagggcaggggacaggtcACCACAGCCTCTCCACATCTGCTGTCCCACAGGCCAAGACAGAGGAGCAGATAGCAGCTGAGGAGGCCTGGTACGAGACCGAGAAGGTGTGGCTGGTGCACAGAGATGGCTTCTCCTTGGGtgagcactgctgggacacagcacccCGTCCTTTCTGTGGCACAGTGAGCCCCCCCTGACccccctgcagtgtccctggggGCTGCCAGCCCGGCCCCTCTGAGTGCCCCGTGCCCCTCACAGGCAGCCAGCTGCGGCCGGAGGCGGGCAGTCCCCTGCCTGAGGGCAAGGTGAAGGTGAAACTGGACCACGATGGAGCCGTCCTGGAGGTGGAGGAGGACGATGTGGAGAAGGtagggctgcggggcgggggcCGGCAGGGCCGATCCCCATTCCCCGCCTGACCCGCCCCATCTCAACCTCGCTGCCAGGCAAACCCCCCGTCCTGTGACCGTGTCGAGGACCTCGCCAGCCTCCTCTACCTCAATGAGTCCAGCACGCTGCACACGCTGCGCCAGCGCTACGGCGGCAACCTCCTGCACACCTACGCCGGGCCCACCATGGTCATCATCAACCCGCTGAGCTCCCCCTCCATGTACTCCGAGAAGGTGACGCTGCTCTGGGGGCACACCAGAGGGGACACGCAGCTGGCACCGCACAGAGGGGGCAGTGAGGATGGCAGGGTGCTGACCCTTGCCCGtttcccctcgctgtccccacCAGGTGATGCACATGTTCAAGGGGTGCCGCAGGGAGGACACGTCCCCGCACATCTACGCGGTGGCGCAGGTGGCGTACCGCAGCATGCTGATGAGCCGCCAGGACCAGGCCATCGTCCTGCTGGGCGCCAGCGGCAGCGGCAAAACCACCAACTGCCAGCACCTGGTGCAGTACCTCGCCACCATCGCCGGCAGCACCGGCAAGGTGTTCTCTGGTGAGTGCCTCTGTCCTGCCTGCACGCGCCCCTTGCTTTGTCACAGCCCCACGCACGCAGCAGTGGCTGGACACGCGCCATActggctgtcactgtcacaccagTGCCTTTGCTGtgctcctgggggctgctgcagtgcaagggagcagcagcacccgcccagccagctctggccccCTGCccactgcacagcccctgcactgctctgcGTCTTTTCCTGCAGTGGAGAAGTGGCAGGCTCTCTACACCATCCTGGAGGCTTTTGGCAATAGCAGCACTGGCATGAACGGCAACGCCACGCGCTTCTCCCAGATCATCTCCCTGGACTTCGACCAGGCCGGGCAGGTGGCGTCTGCCTCTGTACAGGTGAGGGGACCAGGGCCAGCCCCCAGCAGGGGAGCTAGTCCATCCTTGCCAGCGTGGTTCCCCATGGTTGTGGGATCCAGCCCATCCTCACGGGAatgttgtccagagaagctgtaacTGCCCCATCCCCtgtggcagtgttcaaggccaggttggacagggcttggagcaacctgggataggggaaagtgtccttgcccatggctgGGGTTTGTAACTCGCTgatctttcaggtcccttccaatccaaaccattccatgattctcctGGTGTTTCCTACACTAAAAGCTCTGCCGCAGATCCCCAGCCATGCTTGCAGCActcagcagcctggcatccTGCTCTTGTCCTTGTTCATACCCATCAGATGGGATCCCTTGCTTAGTTAGTCCCAGAATCAGTCCCAAAATGCTGTTTTGAAAACAGCAGAGCTCTTAAAATCCAGGAGATGTACTCCATACTCTTGTAGTAGCATTCACTGAGGAGAGATGTTCATGGGCTGCGTGGGTGATGTTTGCATTCACATGGTGCCCTGCAGTGGTAGGGAGACCCTCACAACTCCATGGGCAGGCAGCAAGGATGAGGCTGGGGTGGGTTGGGGGTCTCAGTGGGAGTGGGGCACTTGGGGACAGTCCCTCACTGTTCCCCCTCTGTCAGAccctgctgctggagaaacTGCGCGTGGCCCGGCACCCGGCCAACGAGGCCACCTTCAATGTCTTCTACTACCTGCTGGCCTGCTCTGACAGCACCCTGAGGTGAGCTGGAGGGGAGGACATGGCCTCCATCTTGGGAGGGGTCTCTGTGACCTCCCCCATGGGGCCAATCGTGGTGTTTATCCCTGCAGGACTGAGCTTCACTTCAACCACCTGGCAGAGAACAATGTCTTCGGCATCGTGCCCCCCTCCAAGGTTGTTGCCATGGGGGGCTGTAGGGGAAGATAGGGGTCTCTGGCCCATTTCACTgcagggggaggcagagctgggctcccAGACCAATGGCTCCTGTTGTTTTCCACAGccagaggaaaagcagaaggCAACCCAGCAGTTCAGCAAGCTCCTGACAGCCATGAAGGTGATGGGCATCTCAGGAGATGAGCAGAAAGCCTTCTGGCTCATCCTGGGGGCCATCTACcatctgggagctgctggggcaacCAAAGGTAACAAGCTGGGAGCCATTAACGAGGGGAGATTTGGGACTGAGGGATGTGAGGGGTTCCAGAGACACCTTGCAAACAGCCTGCAGTGCAGCCAAGCCCTGGGGAGAGGGTGGGAGGCTGTGTCAGCTGAGGGACTGTGCCCTGCCACCCTGAATCCTCTGGGGCACCCAGCTTTTTCCCCATGGTTGGGGTGGTCTCATTAACTGGTGGGGATTGAACATGCCCACACCCTGCCAACCTGGGGGAGTGGGGGCCTGGGTGGGTCGGAGGCAGTTGGGGGGtgtcccccattcccagtgtaACACCTTTCCCTCCATCCTCCTTGCAGAGCCACTGGCAGATGGAGCTGGTAATGGGAGTGgggagggctctgctctggggggTGCCATGCAATGCAGATTTGGGGGCTGAAATGGGGGCTTGGGATGCTGCTGGTGTGCTGGGACCAACCCTGACCCTGGTTGGGTCTTGGCAGCCCCAAAtttgcctgctgctcctgaggagtcccatcccagtcctgTCAGCACCATTGGTGGTGTGggtcagggctgccctggcacacagcactCACCATGGGTGTGAGCCTCCCACAGCACCAGCTTTGCTCTCCATTCCTGGGGATGGCAAATTTGGCTTAGGGGGTGCTCTTCTCCCCCTGTGGCTTTCTCTTTCTGCCTGTGGTGCTGCACGCTGGTGGGAGAGCTGGGCATGTCACCCCAAAATGGGCACCTGGAGCTGGTGGCTGCACCCAGGGGATTTGCAGCCCTGGGGGAAAAGATGATCTGGGGATGAAGAAGGAGAGACCAGAGGGGTCTGGATGCACACTGGGGCGCAGGCTGGCCTGTGGGGTGCTCCTGGGGTGCAGTGCTGGCCCATGGGGTGCTCTCAGGGCACTAGAGGGCAGCAGGGCCCCGCTGCAGCCACCACAGTGAGATGCTCAGGCAACTCTGGAGCCTTTCCATGGAAGCCTGCTATGGGAGAGGATCCCAGATCCTGCTGGGGGGGAGCATTGCTGCTTGGGGTGGGCATGCCAGCCccagtctgtgctgctgctgctgctgaagcctCCCCTGTGCCTCGTGGATGCTGGGAGTGCTCAGAGCTGAGTTACACCAGCCCCACAATCTCCTTGGATCCAAAAGTGGCTCCCAATGCGCTGGGGCAGAGCCGAGCTGCTCCCCAACATTCCCCACGGTGCGGGGGGGCTCAAAGGGAAGGGACCCCCGTGCTGGTCCCGGTTTGTccctgcagcagtgcctggggaggGGCAGGCGTGGCATGTGCGGTGGCGTGGTGGCAGGAGGGTGTCCCCCCCCCGTGCCATCGTGTGCCGTTGTTTCTAACCCGTGTCTCTGTTCGCATGGTGCATGCTGCCCTTTGCAATGCAGACGCCGACGAAGGTAAAGTCCAGTTCTGTTCTGTTCTCTGTGTGTCTCTGGCTTCCCCCTCCCCCGTGCCGCCCTCACCCCGCTtccgtgtccctgtgtgtcaccaTTAACCGGCTCCCACCGCCCCCCAGCgtccgtgtgtctgtctgtgtggcTGTGTCACCCAGCAGGGACATGTCCCCATGTGGGGTGGCTCCGAGCCTCAGAGGTCCCTGGGTAGTGGTGGCAAGGGATCTGTGCTCCACACCAGTGTggctccaggctcagcctgcagcagcacaaagccaTTCACCCATTCTCCTCTTAGACCTCAAACATCTCTGTCTCCTCAAACCCCAAAACGGGTGCTCCCATCATCCCTAACCTACTCTGTGGGTCCCTAAGATCCTCCCAGGCCTGTTTGGAAACGCTCCCCATTTTTAGGGGTGCCCTTCCTGGCCCTGAACCCCCTTTCTCCACCCTTCAGCTGGGAGGAAGCAGTTTGCACGGCACGAGTGGGCTCAGAAAGCCGCctacctgctgggctgcagcctggaggagctctCCTCTGCCATCTTCAAGCACCAGCCCAAGGGCACCCTGCAGCGCTCCACCTCCTTCCGCCAGGGCCCCGACGAGTCTCCCCTGGGGGACAGCGGCACAGGTAGGGTGAGGTGTGGTGGGGACAGCGGGTGTCCCCAAGGGATGCCgggctggggacactcaggCTTGCTTTGGGCAGGTCCCAAGCTGACGGCGCTGGAGTGCCTGGAGGGCATGGCAGCTGGCTTGTACTCCGAGCTCTTCACACTCCTCATCTCCCTCCTCAACAGGTACGTGCTGGGGGGCCAGCAGGAGAGTGGGggtgcctggctgtgcccactgACCCCactgtgtccctctgtgctcCCCCCAGGGCGCTGAAGTCGAGCCAGCACTCGGTGTGCTCCGTGACAGTGGTGGACACCCCTGGGGCACAGAACCCCAAGCTGGCAGGGCAAAGCCGGGGTGCCACCTTCGAGGAGCTGTGCCACAACTACGCCCAGGAGCgcctgcagcagctcttccaCCAGCGCACCTTCGCCCGCGAGCTGGAGCGATACAAGGAGGtaccagggacaccagggctgcCATGGCCTCCTCCACTCCTGCCCTCCCATAGCCACGTGAACATCTCCTATGTGTCCCCCCTGATTTCTTATGCAGTGGTCATTGTGGACCAGTGCAACCAAAGCTCAGTCTCCAGGGCTGTCCAcaggagggctgggctgggaggtggTGGAGTTAGCACTCTGCATCACTCTAAACCTCATCAAGACCAGCACCCTGATGGGCTCATGCTCCCTCTCACTGCTACTCTGCAGTGTGGGTGCTCACCTGCCTCTGTTGCTCTGTTCCCCCTCACCAGGAGAACATAGAGCTCGCCCTGGCTGATGCTGagcccagctcctctggctccATAGCTGCTGTGGACCAGTCCTCACACCAGGCACTGGTAAGCACTTTTCActcttccttccagccacaTCATGGCAGCAGATGGGCACCTTTTTGGCATTTTGGTGGtagaggggaaggaaaggggctGATGGCCATGAGAGCATGGGCGCAAGTTTGTGTGTGCAGCCCACATCTTAGGCAGGGGGCCTGGATATTTCTGGGGTGTTCCAGGTTTCAAAGTGCTCTGGTCCCCAAGGTGCTCATGTTCCTAGTGTCCATGGGTCCCCATGGTTCTCCAGTCCCTGGGGTCTTCCAGTCCCTTCTGGAGGAGGCTGCTGGCACCATCCCTGTGCTGGGtttcagcccagcactgcattTCCCACCTCAGTGAGATGTGCTGCCAGAGTGTCCCATATGGACCCTTTCCCTTCTGGGTCTTCACTAATCAGGAGCCCTCTCCCACGGTGTGACATTGTGTGCTCCCTGGGtggccttggtgccctgtgtcaccccgtgtccctgccttgggggACCCTGGTGTGCTGGGGTGGCTGCCAGCGTGGTGACCCTGCAGGTCCGGTCTCTGGCCCGCACGGACGAGGCGCGGGGGCTGCTGTGGCTTCTGGAGGAGGAGGCTCTGCAGCCGGGGGGCAACGAGGACACCTTGCTGGAGCGGCTCTTCTCCTACTACGGCCCCCAGGAAGGGGGTAAAGAAGGTATGGAGGGGGGCCTGGAACCATGGGGATGTGTCCACTAGACCAGAAACAAGCTCTccagtggaagatgtccctgcccatggcagggagctggAATGGGATGATCTTTAGGGTGCCTTCCAACCCCAGCCATTCTGGGGTTCTGTGACATGCCCCAGTGAAACACtggtccccagggctgtgcccactggTGCTGTGTTTCCCTGTAGGGCACAACCCGCTGCTCCCCAGTGACAAACCCCGACACTTCCTCCTGGGACACAGCTCGGGGACCAACTGGGTGGAGTACGACGCTACGGGATGGCTCAACTACGTCAAGCACAACCCGGCCTCCCAAAACGCCTCTTCCCTGCTGCAAGAGTCCCAGAAGTGAGCAGGGCCCTGGGGTGGGAGCGTGGCAGGGGGCAGAGGTGACCCTGGGGGGTGACGTGCCCTCCGTGCCCTGCAGGAAGGTGATCAGCAGCCTGTTTGCGGGGCGCGGCGGCTCGGCGCTCGTGCTGTCGGGCTCGGTGGCGGGGCTGGAGGGCGGCTCCCAGCTGGCCCTGCGCCGCGCCACCAGCATGCGCAAGACCTTCACCACCGGCGTGGCCGCCGTCAAGAAGAAATCCCTCTGCATCCAGATCAAGCTGCAAGTGGTGAGTGAGGGGGTACCAAGGGGGATCCCCACATCTGGCTGGGGCACCTGGCTGGGGCACCGCCGCAGGTCACCGCTCACCCCGCTCTGCCGCACCCGCAGGACGCCCTCATCGACAGCATCAAGAAGTCCAAGCTGCACTTTGTGCACTGCTTCCTGCCCAAGGCGGGGGCTGGTGGGGACCCCCAGGCCGTGCTGTGCCGGCGGGTGAGCAGCAGCGAGCTGGAGCTGCCGGCAGAGCACTGCGAGGCCGGGCTGATGCAGCTGGACGTGCCCCTGCTGCGCGCCCAGCTCCGCGGCTCCCGCCTGCTCGACGCCCTCCGCATGTACCGCCAAGGTGagccctgccaccagcaccagggCGTGGAGGCCCCAGCTGCGCCTTCTCACTGGAGAGCCAGAGACCCCCAGGAGTCCCTTCAGCGTGTGCCCTTGCTCTGAACTCTGGAGCCTCTCCCCAGGGTGgtcccatccctgttcccccTCCCCTGCTGGGCTGTTATCTGCACTGGGGACAGGCATGGCCTTAATTGGGTGTCTCCCCTGGTGCCGCTGGTTCCTGGCAGCAATCCCATTGGCAtccagcccctgtcccactgGAACGAGAgcctctgggctgtgctcagcaaagcATTTATCGATACATTGGCTGGCCAGCCACCCGGCCGAGGGTTTATCGCTTGGAGGCCGAACCCTTCCTTGCCTTGATTGGAAATCGATGCCACCTGCACACCTCCTGGATCGATGGCCGTGGCCAGCCGCCCGTGCCGGGGTCAATGTTCCCATCAATACCTCATCGTTAATTAAGATATGGAGGCTCAGTGCTGGAGCCTGATGCAGGAGTTGGCTGTGGCTCAGAGTGGAGCCAGAGCAGAACTTGCACAGGCAACGCGTGTCGCTGTTCTCCCCCCGAGGAGGGATCTGGCCGCTTTCTCCTCAGATCCCAGCCAAAACTGCTGGAGGATGCAGCCAAGGAAAGCCTCATGGGGAGGCTGAGGGCATTCCAGCTATGCCTGACCCCATGGGGAGCTTGTGTCACGTAGGGCAACCCTGTCAGCTCTCCCAAAACATGAGCCCCAGCATGTCAGGGCACGTGGGGCTGTCCCTGGCCATCCCCTGGGCATCCACACAGCCCCACTCTCCCCTGCTTCCCCAGGTTACCCTGACCACATGGTGTTTGCGGAGTTCAGGCGGCGCTTTGATGTCCTGGCCCCACACCTGACCAAAAAGCACGGGCGCAACTACATCGTGGTGGATGAGAAGCGGGTACGTGCCCCATGTCAGAGTCACTGCTGTGGTCCAGGGTCCCCTGCACCTCAAAGGGCCTGGCCCTGACacctttccctccctgcaggcagtgGAGGAGCTCCTGGAATCGCTGGACCTGGAGAAGAGCAGCTACCACATGGGCTTGAGCCGGGTATGGTGCCCGACACCACCGGGTGTGGgtgtgggcagggctgtgcgTCATGGCACGGTGGGACAGCAAAAGGGCAGCACTGTTCACTCCCACCCACGGCATTCCTCATGCCTGGGGAATAAAACCCCACAATGGGACAGGACCAGCGGCCGTGGAGGGGAGAGACACATCCCCACCAGCGGGAGGGTGGCACGGTGTGGCCGGAGGGATGCCGGCACCCATCGCTgtcctgctcccctcccacAGGTGTTTTTCCGGGCTGGATcgctggccaggctggaggagcagcGGGACGCGCAGACCAGCAGGAACATCACCCTTTTCCAGGCGGCGTGCAGGGGCttcctggcacggcagcacttcAAGAAGAGAAAGGTTCGTCCCAGCGGCTCTCCCCTCCCCGCTCTGCTGCACAATTTCGCCTAAAATGGGCAGTGCAGCCTTTCTGCGCC from Zonotrichia albicollis isolate bZonAlb1 chromosome 22, bZonAlb1.hap1, whole genome shotgun sequence includes:
- the MYO18A gene encoding unconventional myosin-XVIIIa isoform X19; protein product: MQGHGLSDALSTEFFPHAVSLRVEWSLFVGQGGHHCSLPWDPLWGCSLVGKGAVVIIAIPSAGLWPGAVLHGRAEPQTAVEAGPPLTPFSLWLQSESPKDAASAPPKAEPPKAEPPKPEPVKSPEPAKSPEPPPGRGKSPEPVLNGAAENGLEGAAPEAQGDDGQGLSRRKVVRVVRKVVRKVLPGEDAGTAKEPGRDAKSPEPVPPPRKEEGGRAAVPAPPAPPPPPAVLPAAPAKPEPRDEISEGLKTLMAKGKTKEHRPRLRPGDRQEKPREPAGGDTKLSPSPGAEAKPEPPVQLSGGKAEPAKASAQKPTALERHKKLQTSEKRQTPVKNAPAAPQQAAPGPASPGPASPGPASVLSPSEEAQLRLERIFTTSVTPELDPAASASAPSQVLYPRPQEPSASTSDPLPSSVCLWAGVCARASCWSGPADDAPAAPLGPVPAAAQAKTEEQIAAEEAWYETEKVWLVHRDGFSLGSQLRPEAGSPLPEGKVKVKLDHDGAVLEVEEDDVEKANPPSCDRVEDLASLLYLNESSTLHTLRQRYGGNLLHTYAGPTMVIINPLSSPSMYSEKVMHMFKGCRREDTSPHIYAVAQVAYRSMLMSRQDQAIVLLGASGSGKTTNCQHLVQYLATIAGSTGKVFSVEKWQALYTILEAFGNSSTGMNGNATRFSQIISLDFDQAGQVASASVQTLLLEKLRVARHPANEATFNVFYYLLACSDSTLRTELHFNHLAENNVFGIVPPSKPEEKQKATQQFSKLLTAMKVMGISGDEQKAFWLILGAIYHLGAAGATKEPLADGADADEAGRKQFARHEWAQKAAYLLGCSLEELSSAIFKHQPKGTLQRSTSFRQGPDESPLGDSGTGPKLTALECLEGMAAGLYSELFTLLISLLNRALKSSQHSVCSVTVVDTPGAQNPKLAGQSRGATFEELCHNYAQERLQQLFHQRTFARELERYKEENIELALADAEPSSSGSIAAVDQSSHQALVRSLARTDEARGLLWLLEEEALQPGGNEDTLLERLFSYYGPQEGGKEGHNPLLPSDKPRHFLLGHSSGTNWVEYDATGWLNYVKHNPASQNASSLLQESQKKVISSLFAGRGGSALVLSGSVAGLEGGSQLALRRATSMRKTFTTGVAAVKKKSLCIQIKLQVDALIDSIKKSKLHFVHCFLPKAGAGGDPQAVLCRRVSSSELELPAEHCEAGLMQLDVPLLRAQLRGSRLLDALRMYRQGYPDHMVFAEFRRRFDVLAPHLTKKHGRNYIVVDEKRAVEELLESLDLEKSSYHMGLSRVFFRAGSLARLEEQRDAQTSRNITLFQAACRGFLARQHFKKRKIQDLAIRCVQKNIKKNKGVKDWPWWKLFTTVRPLIEVQLTEDQIRGKDEEIQQLKSKLEKVEKERNELRLNSDRLESRITELTSELTDERNTGESASQLLDAETAERLRAEKEMKDLQAKYDALKKQMESMEMEVMEARLIRAAELNGELDDDDSGGEWRLKYERAVREIDFTKKRLQQELEDKLEVEQQGKRQLERKLADLQADSEESQRALQQLKKKCQRLAAELQDTKLHLEGQQGRNHDLEKKQRRFDSELSQAHEEAQRERLQREKLSREKDVLVAEVFGLKQLLEDRDSDIAGLTQKAEALEAELQDISSQESKDEASLAKVKKQLRDLEAKVKDQEEELDEQAGTIQMLEQAKLRLEMEMERLRQTHAKEVESRDEEVEEIRQSCQKKLKQMEVQLEEEYEDKQKVLREKRELESKLSAVSEQANQRDFETEKRLRRDLKRTKALLADAQIMLDHLKNNAPSKREITQLKNQLEESEFTCAAAVKARKSMEVEIEDLHLQIDDLAKAKGALEEQLSRLQREKNEVQSRLEEDQEDMNELMKKHKAAVAQASRDLAQMNDLQAQLEEVSKEKQELQEKLQGLQSQLEFLEQSMVDKSLVSRQEAKIRELETRLEFERTQVKRLESLATRLKENMEKLTEERDQRAAAENREKEQNKRLQRQLRDVKEEMGELAKKEAEASRKKHELEMDLESLEAANQSLQSDLKLAFKRIGDLQAAIEDEMESDSNEDLINSLQDMVTKYQKRKSKIDGDSDVDSELEERVDGVKSWLSKNKGSSKTLSDDGSLKGSSPTSSRHTFTYDRWDDEQDAGDSTRRSSRSSPSASEAESRAAETPA